The following proteins are encoded in a genomic region of Arcobacter suis CECT 7833:
- the gmk gene encoding guanylate kinase, which translates to MKEKKGAILIISGPSGCGKSTLLKEVYKDIDDYYFSISTTTRAPRIGEVNGIDYFFVTKEEFEKDINNGDFLEYAKVHDNYYGTSLKPIKKALDESKLVIFDIDVQGHEIVRSKLDAITTSVFITTPSLEVLETRLNSRNTDSTEIIEKRIKNAKGEVEYFQDYDYLIINDNLQIAAKQLVCIANITRIKSKLFEKNSVVSSWLK; encoded by the coding sequence ATTAAAGAAAAAAAAGGCGCAATATTAATCATTTCTGGTCCTAGTGGTTGTGGTAAATCAACTTTACTAAAAGAAGTTTATAAAGATATAGACGATTACTATTTTTCTATTTCAACAACAACAAGAGCTCCTCGAATTGGTGAAGTTAATGGTATTGATTATTTCTTCGTTACTAAAGAAGAGTTTGAAAAAGATATAAATAATGGTGATTTTTTAGAATATGCAAAAGTTCATGATAATTATTATGGAACTTCTTTAAAACCTATCAAAAAAGCTTTAGATGAGAGTAAACTAGTAATCTTTGATATTGATGTTCAAGGGCATGAGATAGTGAGATCTAAACTTGATGCTATAACAACTTCTGTTTTTATTACAACGCCATCTTTAGAAGTTTTAGAAACTAGATTAAATAGTAGAAATACGGATAGCACTGAAATTATTGAAAAAAGAATAAAAAATGCTAAAGGTGAAGTTGAATATTTTCAAGATTATGATTATTTAATAATCAATGATAATTTACAAATAGCAGCAAAACAACTTGTTTGTATTGCTAATATTACAAGAATAAAAAGTAAGCTTTTTGAAAAAAATAGTGTTGTTTCAAGTTGGTTAAAATAA
- a CDS encoding EAL domain-containing response regulator, which yields MINNISILKNITILYAEDEKDLREVTHQILKGFTKKQYVAQNGQEGLELFKKYENEIDLIITDVNMPILNGLDMVKEIKKINLNIPIIVATAFSNKEYLLEAIDIGVDKYVLKPIDIAKLLQVMSQSLIYHELKDLYIDKLTNLPNRNKLKKDLDENNIDLMALLDVDEFSTINDLFGEKIGDTILYELANKLKNYFNEDEYIVYRIEADKFTIVAKKNHQDVDEFYNLCKSFADKIEKESLLIDEAEIDINITIGIAQGDGARAFKYSQRVINYARTKLQRIMIYNESFRIQQSFEENIKWVKQLKVGFRENLFQAYFQPIVDTQTKEVYKYEALIRYITKEGVEIAPYHFINVAKKTKLYPNIIKIVIQDAFKLIKNKNKRVSVNISFDDIANEETTAFIYEILEQNKEFTEFLEFEILESEEISDFNEVSKFISEIKKFNCIVGVDDFGAGYSNFNLLTLLDIDFVKIDGSLIERINTSKDLEIIVNTIANFSKEFKVKTVAEYVSNEDIYNKIKELNIDYCQGYYFDKPLSYDSIK from the coding sequence ATGATAAATAATATTTCAATACTAAAAAATATAACTATTTTGTATGCAGAAGATGAAAAAGACTTAAGAGAAGTTACCCATCAAATTTTAAAAGGCTTCACAAAAAAACAATATGTTGCCCAAAATGGACAAGAGGGACTAGAACTCTTCAAAAAATATGAAAATGAAATAGATTTAATCATTACTGATGTTAATATGCCAATTTTAAATGGTTTAGACATGGTAAAAGAAATAAAAAAAATCAATCTTAATATTCCAATTATTGTGGCAACTGCTTTCTCAAATAAGGAATATTTACTTGAAGCTATTGATATTGGTGTTGATAAATATGTATTAAAACCTATTGATATTGCAAAACTTTTACAAGTAATGTCACAATCATTGATTTATCATGAACTAAAAGATTTATATATAGATAAACTAACAAATCTACCAAATAGAAACAAACTAAAAAAAGATTTAGATGAAAATAATATAGATTTAATGGCGCTTTTAGATGTAGATGAATTTTCTACAATAAATGACCTTTTTGGTGAAAAAATTGGTGATACAATATTGTATGAATTAGCCAATAAACTAAAAAACTATTTTAATGAAGATGAATATATTGTTTATAGAATTGAAGCTGATAAATTTACTATTGTTGCAAAGAAAAACCATCAAGATGTAGATGAATTTTATAATCTTTGTAAATCATTTGCTGATAAAATAGAAAAAGAATCTTTACTTATTGATGAAGCAGAAATTGATATTAATATTACAATTGGTATTGCTCAAGGAGATGGTGCACGAGCTTTTAAATATTCACAAAGAGTAATAAATTATGCTCGAACAAAACTTCAAAGAATCATGATTTATAATGAATCTTTTAGAATTCAACAATCTTTTGAAGAAAATATAAAATGGGTAAAACAATTAAAAGTTGGATTCAGAGAAAATCTTTTTCAAGCATATTTTCAACCTATTGTTGATACACAAACAAAAGAAGTTTATAAATATGAAGCATTAATAAGATATATCACAAAAGAAGGTGTTGAAATTGCACCTTATCACTTTATTAATGTTGCTAAAAAAACAAAACTTTATCCAAATATCATAAAAATTGTTATTCAAGATGCTTTTAAATTAATAAAAAATAAAAATAAAAGAGTTTCTGTAAATATCTCCTTTGATGATATTGCAAATGAAGAAACTACTGCCTTTATTTATGAGATATTAGAACAAAATAAAGAATTTACAGAATTCTTAGAATTTGAAATACTAGAATCAGAAGAAATTTCTGATTTTAATGAAGTTTCTAAATTTATCTCTGAAATAAAAAAATTCAACTGCATAGTTGGAGTTGATGATTTTGGTGCTGGATATTCAAACTTCAATCTACTAACTTTACTTGATATTGATTTTGTTAAAATCGATGGTTCTTTAATTGAAAGAATAAATACATCAAAAGATTTAGAAATTATTGTAAATACAATCGCAAATTTCTCAAAAGAGTTTAAGGTAAAAACTGTTGCAGAGTATGTTTCAAATGAAGATATTTATAATAAAATAAAAGAATTAAATATAGATTATTGTCAAGGTTATTATTTTGATAAACCTCTTAGTTACGATTCAATCAAGTAG